Proteins encoded in a region of the Flammeovirga yaeyamensis genome:
- the gldB gene encoding gliding motility lipoprotein GldB, with protein MYKYTYLLILLFTLSFYSCSTDNEETIPDVSSIEVNVEVRHLEDELFALETRDQIVKYLVENPEIEQKYFLQARLYPTREVLVEALYDFLSKPENDTLRMDAKNVYGDFEKERKQLEDAFKYIKYYYPEFKVPKVYTSVSGFGNWGFGGDVLDFGDMIVLGIDYFTGPTATFTVPETPGYILKRYTPEYIVPFTVQILSNRFNQVNDRDRTVLAQMIAWGKAYEFVDRAMPYLPDTIKAGYSKRELYEVQYNEGYIWSHFVENELLYKSERMTVKRYVDDRPTTSEISGDSPGRLGRWLGWQIVESYLRNNKEQDFVSLMKEKDARKILQKSKYKPNNRK; from the coding sequence ATGTACAAATATACTTACCTACTTATTTTACTTTTTACATTATCATTCTATAGTTGTAGCACTGATAATGAAGAAACGATTCCAGATGTTTCATCTATTGAAGTGAATGTAGAAGTACGTCACCTTGAAGACGAACTATTCGCTTTAGAAACTAGAGATCAGATCGTGAAATATCTAGTGGAAAATCCAGAAATTGAGCAAAAGTATTTCCTTCAAGCAAGATTGTATCCTACAAGAGAAGTATTAGTAGAAGCATTATACGACTTCTTATCCAAGCCAGAAAACGATACGTTAAGAATGGATGCTAAAAACGTTTATGGCGATTTTGAAAAGGAAAGAAAGCAATTAGAAGATGCTTTTAAGTATATAAAGTATTACTATCCAGAATTTAAGGTTCCTAAGGTATATACAAGTGTATCAGGATTTGGAAATTGGGGTTTTGGTGGAGATGTTCTTGATTTCGGAGACATGATTGTGTTAGGTATTGATTACTTCACGGGACCAACTGCCACTTTTACTGTCCCAGAAACGCCAGGGTACATTTTAAAGCGTTATACACCAGAGTATATTGTTCCTTTTACTGTACAGATATTATCAAATCGTTTTAATCAGGTAAATGATAGAGATAGAACGGTTTTAGCTCAGATGATTGCCTGGGGTAAAGCTTACGAGTTCGTGGATAGAGCAATGCCGTACCTACCTGATACCATAAAGGCAGGGTATAGTAAAAGGGAGCTATACGAAGTTCAATATAATGAAGGATATATATGGAGTCATTTCGTAGAAAACGAGTTGTTGTACAAGTCAGAACGAATGACAGTAAAAAGATATGTAGATGATCGACCTACGACATCAGAGATTTCTGGCGATAGTCCCGGTAGATTAGGTCGATGGTTAGGTTGGCAAATTGTAGAAAGTTATTTAAGGAATAACAAGGAGCAAGATTTCGTCTCTTTGATGAAGGAAAAAGATGCTCGAAAAATTCTGCAAAAGTCTAAGTATAAGCCAAATAATCGTAAATAA
- a CDS encoding potassium channel family protein: MILNLIKRFRVHKEAEPLVWLKKVFFYTIGINLLFAILFKYIESVTWNEAIWQTWQTATTVGYGNAPAETLAGRIITMLLSTVSIAFVGALFSAAFDYKEFYKTQKKLGFMKNPHKDGYIIFNFPGNNVAKHFIDELRVVEKSVGICFVDDNINELPEEIAHLPNIHFIKGCPLQKETYQKAEVQNNKTVIVFPVDASKSNSDGSTKVTLDLLERFVDTSKTRLLYILVDMANLWMFEKSKATYISSDLSVLAIVQECQDPYSALVIEDLLYNTQGANPMTVTVDKIAGISWKELQLSLFQVLEGTKHSCNLLAIIRDGQSNSCPEASEVLKKGDLLSLATYLDFPWEEIEAKIQALTIDSQ, encoded by the coding sequence ATGATCCTTAATCTAATCAAAAGGTTTAGGGTACACAAAGAAGCTGAACCACTCGTTTGGCTTAAAAAAGTGTTCTTCTATACCATAGGGATTAATCTATTGTTTGCCATACTTTTTAAATACATCGAATCCGTAACTTGGAACGAGGCAATATGGCAAACATGGCAAACTGCCACTACTGTAGGCTATGGCAACGCACCTGCTGAAACACTCGCAGGTAGAATAATTACAATGCTATTAAGTACAGTAAGTATTGCTTTTGTTGGTGCGTTATTTAGCGCCGCTTTCGATTACAAAGAATTTTACAAGACTCAAAAAAAATTAGGCTTTATGAAAAATCCACATAAAGACGGATATATCATTTTTAACTTTCCGGGGAATAATGTAGCAAAACATTTTATCGATGAACTAAGAGTAGTTGAAAAGTCGGTGGGGATTTGTTTTGTAGATGACAATATCAATGAGTTACCTGAAGAAATAGCACACTTACCTAATATACATTTTATTAAAGGGTGTCCTCTTCAAAAAGAAACGTATCAAAAAGCCGAAGTTCAAAATAACAAAACAGTAATTGTATTCCCTGTGGATGCTTCAAAATCTAATTCTGATGGAAGCACGAAAGTCACTTTAGATTTACTTGAACGTTTTGTAGATACTTCTAAAACGAGACTATTATATATTCTTGTTGACATGGCGAATCTTTGGATGTTCGAAAAGAGCAAAGCCACTTATATCAGCTCTGATTTATCGGTATTGGCCATAGTACAAGAATGTCAAGATCCATATAGTGCTTTAGTCATCGAAGATTTACTCTATAATACACAAGGTGCCAATCCTATGACGGTAACTGTCGACAAGATTGCTGGCATTTCTTGGAAAGAGTTACAACTATCTTTATTTCAAGTTTTAGAAGGTACAAAACACAGTTGTAACCTTTTAGCTATCATCAGAGATGGACAAAGTAATTCGTGTCCAGAAGCTTCTGAAGTACTCAAAAAAGGTGATTTATTATCTTTAGCGACCTATTTAGACTTCCCATGGGAAGAGATCGAAGCGAAAATTCAAGCCTTAACTATTGATAGTCAATAA
- a CDS encoding tetratricopeptide repeat protein: MKKLITTTFVLISLLAFTNQTHAQNTNELKTKIKSLPDGKLKVDKLIELSRIELEQSNFDAMKITTDRAYNISQKIGYRLGEANALLLKSTMYKLKRDFNTAIEYGINSIKIFEVVNDDVSLYDAYSDICFLYQDWGIYENAIEYMVKALGVAERMNDKKRQQEIWSLLGNAYQRLANYDRALFYFRKGADYLKEREAYYHDPNDLQAYNTALAQIASIEMARKNYETVKNINEEILANKEKLGDEEGKFVPLNDIGVCYVRLHKPEKALQYFKKALEINRKLGKPEEKSATLLMNIGTQANQSRRYGEALKAYNDVLKIRLAGGKPKEIAVVYSYIASVHTGRGNLQEAIKYYEKSGKMAQQAGDISGVEKSLKHISDIYRSMNDYKRAYNTLSRRLSLKDSLIRIESIKLKKITENRLAAQKKEKEIDLLIMNQKVNEATMKSLEEQNARKAKDLEIMQREQYIKEQELIQKELEQKRQQQELQLTMTALEAEQIAKENSQLQRIKKVNELKIKENETDAKRKQRELELLERDKQIRDNKIKQQEENKRIYLGMFGLLFIVMVLIIIGYFQNRRKNLKLASKNEEILGQNVEIEKQRDELSAANSQIEKAYDNIQVLSDFGQKITAILDLESINWTAYAYINTLMDAAVFGIGIYRENYDKIEYINFLENGLTLPLFSTDLSAKNSLTTLCYKTSEEIVINDYEYEIDNYLRQEPEFRTSQRPNSLVYLPLITEKNLGVLTVQSYNKHAYTRNELNILRTLASYCAIALTNANAYQEIDNKNKSITDSIRYAQTIQRAILPSNAKIQTGLLENFVFFKPKDIVSGDFFWFTKIDEKLNKLSFSKTDIEERIFIAALDCTGHGVPGGFMSMIGNTLLNEIINQKGIYDPAKILDMLNEGVIDALHQENKSNDDGMDVCLVMIEKSISGETKLIFSGAKRSLFIKEPGGTELIEVKGDNKSIGGVHRRKSSKVSFTNKEVEAKAGSSIYLTTDGLQDQNNKDGKKFGKVKLTDLLLENADKPMLEQKSALENALNEHMGDIPQRDDITVLGVRL, from the coding sequence TTGAAGAAATTAATTACTACAACATTTGTCCTCATCAGTCTTCTTGCGTTTACTAATCAAACCCATGCACAAAACACAAATGAACTGAAGACAAAGATAAAATCACTACCTGATGGAAAATTGAAGGTAGATAAACTTATTGAGCTTTCTAGAATAGAGCTGGAGCAGAGTAATTTCGATGCGATGAAAATCACAACGGATCGAGCTTACAACATCTCTCAAAAAATTGGATACCGTTTGGGAGAAGCAAATGCTTTACTTTTAAAGTCTACCATGTATAAACTTAAAAGAGACTTTAATACCGCCATTGAGTACGGTATTAACTCGATTAAGATTTTTGAGGTGGTGAATGATGACGTTTCTTTATATGATGCCTATTCTGATATCTGTTTCTTATACCAAGACTGGGGTATTTACGAAAATGCAATTGAATACATGGTCAAAGCATTGGGAGTGGCCGAAAGAATGAATGATAAAAAACGTCAGCAAGAGATATGGAGTTTATTGGGTAATGCCTATCAGCGATTAGCAAATTATGACCGTGCATTATTTTATTTCAGAAAAGGGGCAGATTATCTGAAAGAAAGAGAGGCATATTACCACGATCCAAACGATTTGCAGGCTTATAATACAGCTTTAGCACAGATTGCCAGTATCGAAATGGCAAGAAAAAACTACGAGACTGTAAAAAATATCAACGAAGAAATTCTTGCTAACAAAGAAAAACTAGGTGATGAAGAGGGTAAATTTGTACCTCTGAATGATATCGGTGTATGTTACGTACGTTTACATAAGCCAGAAAAAGCCTTACAATATTTTAAGAAGGCCTTAGAAATTAACAGAAAACTAGGTAAGCCAGAAGAAAAAAGTGCTACTCTATTGATGAACATTGGTACACAGGCCAATCAGTCAAGAAGATATGGTGAAGCACTTAAGGCCTACAACGATGTATTAAAAATTAGATTAGCAGGAGGAAAGCCTAAAGAAATTGCAGTAGTTTATTCTTATATCGCTTCTGTACACACAGGTAGAGGTAACCTTCAAGAAGCCATTAAATACTACGAAAAAAGTGGCAAAATGGCACAACAAGCAGGAGATATTTCTGGTGTGGAAAAAAGTTTGAAACACATTTCAGATATCTACCGTTCGATGAATGACTACAAGAGAGCCTATAATACTTTATCAAGAAGACTTTCTTTAAAAGATAGTTTGATCCGAATAGAGAGTATTAAGCTTAAGAAAATTACTGAAAACCGTTTAGCAGCTCAGAAAAAAGAAAAAGAAATTGACCTTCTTATCATGAACCAAAAGGTGAATGAAGCGACCATGAAAAGTTTGGAAGAACAGAATGCTCGTAAGGCCAAAGATCTTGAGATCATGCAGCGTGAGCAGTATATTAAGGAACAAGAACTAATTCAGAAAGAACTTGAGCAAAAGAGACAGCAACAGGAACTTCAGTTAACCATGACAGCCTTGGAAGCTGAGCAGATTGCCAAAGAAAACTCTCAACTTCAAAGAATTAAGAAGGTAAACGAATTAAAGATTAAGGAAAACGAAACGGATGCGAAACGTAAGCAAAGAGAATTAGAACTCCTTGAACGAGATAAGCAAATCCGTGATAACAAAATTAAGCAGCAGGAAGAAAACAAGAGAATCTACCTTGGCATGTTTGGTTTGTTATTCATCGTGATGGTCTTGATTATCATTGGTTACTTCCAAAACCGTAGAAAGAACTTGAAATTAGCCTCTAAAAACGAGGAGATTTTAGGTCAGAATGTAGAGATTGAAAAACAAAGAGACGAATTATCTGCGGCCAACTCACAAATTGAAAAAGCTTACGATAACATTCAGGTACTATCGGACTTTGGTCAGAAAATTACCGCGATTCTTGATTTGGAATCAATTAACTGGACAGCTTATGCATACATCAATACCTTAATGGATGCAGCGGTGTTTGGTATTGGTATTTACCGTGAGAATTATGATAAAATCGAGTATATCAATTTCTTGGAAAATGGTTTAACTCTTCCTCTATTTAGTACTGATTTATCAGCAAAAAATAGTTTAACTACTCTTTGTTATAAAACGAGTGAGGAAATTGTGATCAATGATTATGAATATGAAATTGATAATTACTTGAGACAAGAACCGGAATTTAGAACCTCTCAGCGTCCAAATTCATTGGTGTACTTACCTCTAATCACAGAGAAAAACTTAGGTGTTTTAACGGTACAGAGTTATAACAAGCATGCATATACAAGAAACGAGTTGAACATCTTGAGAACACTTGCTTCTTACTGTGCAATTGCCTTAACCAACGCCAACGCTTATCAAGAGATTGATAACAAGAACAAGAGTATTACCGACTCCATTCGATATGCACAAACGATCCAGAGAGCCATTCTTCCTTCCAATGCGAAGATTCAGACAGGTCTATTGGAAAACTTTGTATTCTTTAAGCCTAAAGATATTGTATCGGGAGATTTCTTCTGGTTTACTAAGATCGATGAGAAACTGAATAAGTTATCGTTCAGTAAAACGGATATAGAAGAAAGAATATTTATCGCAGCTTTAGACTGTACTGGACACGGTGTACCGGGTGGTTTCATGTCGATGATTGGTAACACATTATTGAACGAGATTATTAACCAGAAAGGTATTTACGATCCTGCCAAAATTCTTGATATGCTAAACGAAGGTGTAATCGACGCCCTTCACCAAGAAAACAAGAGTAATGACGATGGTATGGACGTTTGTTTAGTGATGATTGAGAAGAGTATCTCAGGCGAAACTAAATTGATCTTCTCTGGAGCGAAACGATCGTTGTTCATCAAAGAGCCAGGAGGAACTGAATTAATCGAAGTAAAAGGTGATAACAAATCAATTGGTGGTGTACATAGAAGAAAATCATCAAAAGTAAGTTTCACGAATAAAGAAGTAGAAGCAAAAGCAGGTTCATCTATTTATCTAACTACCGACGGTCTTCAAGATCAAAACAATAAAGATGGTAAGAAATTCGGTAAAGTAAAATTGACAGATTTACTTTTAGAAAATGCGGATAAACCGATGCTAGAGCAAAAATCAGCTTTAGAAAATGCATTGAATGAGCATATGGGAGATATTCCTCAAAGGGACGATATTACAGTTCTAGGAGTGAGGTTATAA
- a CDS encoding tyrosine-type recombinase/integrase, translated as MNKSLQSFLAYLQYEKKVSEHTLTAYTIDLTQFEDYLTKEQEDFQIDRANKSEIRLWIASLMDQKLSAKSVNRKIASLKSFFKYLRKIDVIDVDPAKSVHSIKTPKRLPQFVKASEMESLFDKDTFDTSFEGIRDKLILEFLYGTGLRASELLSIEVNDIHFSSHSLKVMGKRNKERIVPLHQVLIEQLKNYLKERNSFDTTALFVNNKGTALNYPQLYQLVKKYLSLHTTTSKKSPHVLRHSFATSMLENGAQLNDIKELLGHSNLSATQIYTHSTLKRMKNIHAQAHPRGGQKKS; from the coding sequence ATGAACAAATCACTACAATCTTTCTTAGCGTATTTACAGTATGAAAAGAAAGTGAGTGAGCATACTTTAACAGCTTACACTATCGATTTAACCCAATTTGAAGATTACTTAACCAAGGAACAAGAGGACTTTCAAATAGATCGTGCTAATAAATCAGAAATTAGGCTATGGATTGCTTCTTTAATGGATCAGAAACTTAGCGCTAAAAGCGTTAACCGAAAAATCGCATCGTTAAAAAGCTTTTTCAAATACTTGCGTAAAATCGACGTCATTGATGTAGACCCTGCCAAAAGTGTACATTCTATCAAAACTCCCAAACGTTTGCCACAATTTGTAAAAGCAAGCGAGATGGAGTCCCTCTTCGATAAGGATACTTTTGATACATCTTTCGAGGGAATTAGAGATAAATTAATTTTAGAATTCCTTTATGGAACTGGTTTAAGAGCTTCTGAGTTATTAAGTATAGAAGTGAATGATATCCATTTCAGCAGCCACTCGCTCAAAGTGATGGGGAAACGAAATAAAGAAAGGATAGTACCACTACATCAAGTTTTAATCGAACAGCTCAAAAACTATTTAAAAGAAAGAAATTCATTTGATACAACTGCATTATTCGTCAATAACAAGGGTACCGCCTTGAACTACCCTCAACTATATCAATTAGTAAAAAAGTATTTGAGTCTACACACGACAACAAGTAAAAAAAGTCCTCATGTACTTCGACATTCTTTCGCGACAAGTATGCTGGAGAATGGTGCTCAACTAAATGATATAAAAGAACTCCTTGGGCATTCGAATTTATCTGCTACTCAGATTTACACTCATTCTACTCTAAAAAGAATGAAAAACATTCACGCTCAGGCACATCCAAGAGGAGGACAAAAAAAGTCTTAA
- a CDS encoding rhomboid family intramembrane serine protease → MLRNKEVRIPLLLISIAWFLYALELSLNIQLFHLGIYPRERLGFIGIFLHPFIHGGFNHIFSNTISFGILSFALYYFIPKVADKILIQLTIYSGFMVWIFARPSFHVGASGIIYGIASFLFFIGLFQKNPRSLIVSLCVAVLYHGMLTGLVPNEKGISWESHLSGSIVGFFLAFFYRHVETTFSQKVHTDLQHDLYKEGYQPLENENIKYHYTEIDKKKTKQ, encoded by the coding sequence ATGCTCAGAAATAAAGAAGTACGCATACCGTTACTTCTCATCTCCATAGCATGGTTTCTCTATGCCTTGGAGTTATCTTTAAACATACAACTTTTCCACCTTGGTATATACCCAAGAGAAAGGTTAGGGTTTATTGGTATATTTCTTCATCCTTTTATACATGGTGGTTTTAACCACATATTTAGTAATACCATTTCTTTTGGGATATTAAGTTTTGCACTTTATTATTTTATCCCAAAAGTGGCCGACAAAATATTAATACAACTTACTATTTATAGTGGTTTTATGGTATGGATATTCGCACGGCCTTCTTTTCATGTTGGGGCAAGTGGTATTATTTATGGCATAGCTTCGTTTTTGTTCTTTATAGGGTTATTCCAAAAAAATCCAAGATCATTAATTGTCTCATTATGTGTCGCTGTATTATATCACGGTATGTTAACTGGATTGGTGCCCAATGAAAAAGGTATTTCATGGGAGTCACATCTATCGGGCAGTATTGTTGGTTTTTTTCTAGCCTTCTTTTACAGACACGTAGAAACCACTTTCTCTCAAAAAGTGCATACAGACTTACAACACGATTTATACAAAGAAGGCTATCAGCCTTTGGAAAACGAGAACATAAAGTATCATTATACTGAAATAGATAAAAAGAAAACTAAACAATAA
- the dacB gene encoding D-alanyl-D-alanine carboxypeptidase/D-alanyl-D-alanine endopeptidase, protein MMNNYINRNIDSTKLIFFGLFFCFVQSFAQNKHQLVDKELKLLLSKEWMQGASVSFKVTSIKNKNFDYDYQSNISLTPASITKLFSTANALDKLGSNYRYETKISYSGSYQNGVLDGNLIIHGSGDPTLRLAQLDSAIAASLPDLKKITGKIVADATLYGKQTTPYKWVWEDLGNYYGAGVNSLNIDDNIYNIYLNTGNTGEKAEIVSITPKTPYLTVEADVLSGEQGTGDNSFIFSSPYSNSHIIRGTLPPNRKNFKVKGGVTDPDYHAIYMLRTTLVERGVSIGEGCIEVIYHKSKLTDLHELTSVKSIPISKIIDKTNKKSINLYAEALAKTVTIKEKNSILPDSVSKSVIDFVSSLGGSSKGIFLEDGSGLSPFGAFSASHMVDFLIGIKEKDYFEDFEKSLAKTGQSGTLKYFCRYNGAKGKILGKSGSMRRVRSYAGYIKTNNDVLVFTIIINNFSCNHKTLRKALEPLMEELSK, encoded by the coding sequence ATGATGAATAATTATATTAATAGGAATATAGATTCTACTAAACTGATATTCTTTGGCCTCTTTTTCTGTTTTGTTCAAAGTTTTGCTCAAAATAAACATCAATTAGTTGATAAAGAATTGAAGTTATTACTTTCCAAAGAATGGATGCAAGGTGCCTCGGTATCGTTCAAGGTAACTTCAATAAAAAATAAGAATTTCGATTATGACTATCAATCCAATATTTCTTTAACACCAGCATCCATTACTAAGTTATTTTCCACAGCGAATGCACTTGATAAATTGGGGAGTAATTATAGGTACGAAACTAAAATTTCTTATTCAGGGAGTTATCAAAATGGTGTATTAGATGGTAATTTAATTATTCATGGTAGTGGAGATCCGACCTTAAGATTGGCTCAGTTGGATAGTGCTATTGCTGCAAGTTTACCCGATCTGAAAAAGATTACAGGAAAAATTGTGGCCGATGCAACCCTATATGGTAAACAAACCACTCCTTATAAATGGGTTTGGGAAGATTTAGGAAACTATTATGGAGCAGGTGTCAATAGCTTAAATATTGATGATAATATCTATAATATTTATTTGAATACGGGTAATACTGGAGAAAAAGCTGAAATCGTTTCGATAACACCTAAAACGCCTTATTTAACCGTAGAAGCTGATGTTTTATCGGGAGAACAAGGAACGGGTGACAATTCGTTTATTTTCTCTTCTCCTTATTCAAATAGTCATATTATTAGAGGAACTTTACCTCCTAATCGTAAAAACTTTAAGGTAAAAGGCGGTGTGACGGATCCTGATTATCATGCAATTTATATGTTGAGAACCACTTTAGTAGAAAGGGGCGTATCTATTGGTGAAGGGTGTATTGAAGTGATTTATCATAAAAGTAAACTTACTGATTTACATGAGTTGACATCGGTGAAATCCATACCAATTTCTAAAATTATTGATAAAACAAATAAAAAAAGTATCAATCTATATGCGGAAGCGCTAGCAAAGACCGTTACTATAAAAGAAAAGAATTCTATTCTACCTGATAGTGTATCAAAAAGCGTTATAGATTTTGTGAGCTCTCTGGGTGGTAGTTCTAAAGGAATATTTCTTGAAGATGGTAGTGGTTTGTCTCCTTTTGGTGCATTTTCTGCTAGCCATATGGTCGATTTTTTAATTGGAATTAAAGAAAAAGACTACTTTGAAGACTTTGAAAAATCTCTTGCTAAAACAGGTCAATCAGGTACCTTAAAGTATTTTTGTCGCTATAATGGGGCAAAAGGAAAGATTTTAGGAAAGAGTGGATCTATGAGAAGAGTGAGAAGTTATGCAGGTTATATTAAAACAAATAATGACGTTTTAGTATTTACGATAATCATAAATAATTTTTCATGTAATCATAAAACCCTACGTAAGGCTTTAGAACCTCTTATGGAAGAATTAAGTAAATAG
- a CDS encoding PhoH family protein: MIEKVIPLEDVALVDFLGVDNSNIKELSTAFPNSKIIARGSEIRIQGTSAEIIKVHKAINELLIHYRKFGKVTVDNILDYVEMNADLQDADVKDEILLYGAKGIAIRPKTSNQQKLVDAVKKNDLVFALGPAGTGKTYVATALAVKALKNKQVKRIIISRPAVEAGESLGFLPGDLKDKVDPYLRPIYDALDDMIPSEKLKFYMENRVIEIAPLAYMRGRTLSNAFVLLDEAQNTTEMQMKMLLTRLGLDSKMIITGDISQIDLPPRQKSGLVTASRILENVQGIKVLHLSQKDVVRHRLVKNIISAYKRFDDKKKEQKEEIKKDAQK; this comes from the coding sequence TTGATAGAAAAAGTAATTCCATTAGAAGATGTTGCCTTAGTAGATTTTTTAGGGGTAGATAATAGCAACATCAAAGAGTTATCAACTGCATTTCCAAACAGTAAAATAATTGCGAGAGGTAGTGAAATTAGAATTCAAGGAACAAGTGCCGAGATTATTAAGGTACATAAGGCCATCAACGAACTTCTTATTCATTATAGAAAATTTGGAAAGGTAACCGTTGATAATATCCTTGATTATGTAGAGATGAATGCCGACTTACAGGATGCAGATGTTAAAGATGAAATTCTGTTGTACGGTGCAAAAGGAATTGCCATTCGTCCTAAAACAAGTAATCAACAAAAATTAGTTGACGCAGTAAAGAAAAATGACTTAGTTTTTGCTTTGGGACCTGCAGGTACTGGAAAAACTTATGTAGCTACTGCATTAGCTGTAAAAGCGTTAAAAAATAAACAAGTAAAAAGGATTATTATTTCCCGTCCAGCAGTGGAAGCAGGGGAAAGCTTAGGTTTCCTTCCAGGTGATCTAAAAGATAAAGTTGATCCTTATTTACGACCTATTTATGATGCTCTTGATGATATGATTCCATCAGAAAAACTTAAATTTTATATGGAAAACAGGGTCATCGAAATTGCACCTCTTGCTTATATGAGGGGTAGAACCTTAAGTAATGCTTTTGTATTGTTGGATGAGGCTCAAAACACCACAGAAATGCAAATGAAAATGTTACTGACTCGTCTTGGCTTAGATTCTAAGATGATTATCACTGGTGATATTTCTCAAATTGATTTGCCTCCAAGACAAAAATCGGGTTTGGTTACAGCATCAAGAATTTTGGAGAATGTACAAGGTATTAAAGTACTTCACTTAAGTCAGAAAGATGTGGTAAGACACCGATTAGTTAAGAATATCATCTCTGCGTACAAACGTTTTGATGATAAGAAGAAAGAACAAAAAGAAGAGATCAAAAAAGATGCTCAGAAATAA
- the hpf gene encoding ribosome hibernation-promoting factor, HPF/YfiA family has translation MKLDIQSIHFTADQKLIDFIQQKVDKLETFYDRFVDGEVFLRVQKNSDNSRDNKVVEIKLRIPGDTLVAKKHGVSFEAATDEATESLRRQVKKYKEKILDKSGA, from the coding sequence ATGAAACTCGACATCCAATCAATACATTTCACAGCAGACCAAAAGTTAATCGATTTTATTCAACAAAAAGTAGACAAATTGGAGACTTTTTACGATCGATTCGTAGACGGGGAAGTATTCCTAAGAGTACAAAAAAATAGTGACAATAGTCGAGACAATAAAGTTGTGGAAATTAAGCTTCGCATTCCAGGTGATACACTTGTTGCTAAAAAACATGGCGTATCTTTCGAAGCTGCTACTGATGAAGCAACAGAGTCTTTAAGACGTCAAGTAAAGAAATATAAAGAGAAAATATTAGACAAATCAGGCGCTTAG
- the rpsU gene encoding 30S ribosomal protein S21: MIEIKVKDNESIDRALKRFKKKFERTKVLRELRGRAYYEKESVANRKKNIKTAYKIKMRTEAGA, encoded by the coding sequence ATGATCGAAATTAAAGTAAAAGACAACGAGTCTATCGACCGTGCTCTTAAGCGTTTCAAAAAGAAATTTGAAAGAACAAAAGTACTTCGCGAATTACGTGGACGTGCGTACTACGAGAAAGAATCTGTTGCAAACAGAAAGAAAAACATTAAGACTGCTTACAAGATCAAAATGAGAACTGAAGCAGGTGCTTAA